One genomic segment of Brevibacillus laterosporus LMG 15441 includes these proteins:
- a CDS encoding SPOR domain-containing protein gives MWVKWVSIHQSYGLPRAAEDYRQRLKLAHIRSRITSKKSGATFIYNLQVPIGEKDRALQVLHTMKKEMQL, from the coding sequence ATGTGGGTTAAATGGGTAAGTATACACCAGTCGTATGGGTTACCGAGAGCAGCTGAGGATTATCGGCAGAGATTAAAACTGGCTCATATCCGAAGTAGAATTACGTCCAAAAAGAGCGGAGCCACCTTCATTTATAATCTTCAGGTTCCTATTGGAGAAAAAGACAGAGCATTGCAGGTGCTTCATACTATGAAAAAAGAGATGCAATTATAA
- the splB gene encoding spore photoproduct lyase: protein MTTQVLERPSTAKQVFGNQTGGNGTTGPTRYFEPDLVYFEPDALSFPLGKQLYEKYQKSDIPIKMTTSHNQVRGIPGDTELQQYRNAKRTLVVGVKKTLKFEQSKPSAEYALPLATGCAAHCHYCYLNTNVGTKPYVRVYVNTDEILAKAEAYIQERVPEITRFEAACTSDPINIEHLTGNLKKAIEFMGKQPLGRLRFVTKFHQVDSLLDAKHNKHTRFRFSMNADYVIRNFEPGTSSFEQRIEAAGKVSMAGYPLGFIIAPLYWFAGWEAGYTDLLERLSSRLDDEAKKDITFELIQHRFTKIAKGLILKRYPKTKLIMNEEERKYKWGKYGKGKYVYPDIQANALKTHMQKEIARLFPDAKIEYFT, encoded by the coding sequence ATGACTACTCAGGTGCTGGAAAGACCATCCACTGCAAAGCAGGTCTTTGGAAATCAGACAGGGGGGAATGGCACAACAGGCCCAACTCGATACTTTGAGCCTGATTTGGTTTATTTTGAACCAGATGCGCTTTCCTTTCCACTTGGGAAACAATTGTATGAGAAATACCAGAAATCCGATATTCCTATTAAAATGACCACAAGCCACAATCAGGTGCGTGGAATTCCGGGGGATACGGAACTGCAACAATACCGCAATGCCAAACGTACTTTGGTGGTTGGCGTCAAAAAAACGCTTAAATTCGAACAGTCAAAGCCGTCTGCTGAATATGCGCTTCCTCTGGCGACGGGGTGTGCTGCACACTGTCATTATTGCTACCTAAATACAAATGTAGGTACAAAGCCATATGTTCGTGTCTATGTTAATACAGACGAAATTTTAGCAAAGGCCGAAGCATATATTCAGGAGCGAGTACCAGAGATAACTCGATTTGAAGCGGCTTGTACATCAGATCCGATCAATATTGAGCATCTAACAGGAAATCTAAAAAAAGCGATTGAATTTATGGGAAAGCAGCCATTAGGGCGCTTGCGATTCGTGACTAAGTTCCATCAGGTTGACTCCTTACTGGATGCAAAGCATAACAAGCATACTCGTTTTCGGTTTAGCATGAATGCAGATTATGTCATACGAAATTTTGAACCGGGAACCTCTTCCTTTGAACAGCGAATTGAGGCAGCGGGAAAGGTCTCGATGGCTGGTTATCCGCTCGGTTTTATTATTGCACCACTGTACTGGTTTGCTGGTTGGGAAGCAGGATATACAGATTTATTGGAACGTCTCAGCTCACGACTAGATGATGAAGCAAAAAAGGATATCACTTTTGAATTGATACAGCACCGATTTACGAAAATAGCTAAAGGCCTCATTCTAAAGAGATACCCAAAAACAAAATTAATCATGAATGAGGAAGAACGAAAATACAAATGGGGAAAGTATGGGAAAGGTAAGTATGTCTATCCTGATATTCAAGCCAATGCATTAAAGACACATATGCAAAAAGAGATTGCAAGGCTCTTTCCGGATGCTAAGATTGAATATTTTACCTGA
- the cysK gene encoding cysteine synthase A, protein MRVAQTMADLIGHTPIVQLQRLISQDMAQVFVKLEKYNPSGSVKDRAAYHMLVQAEKAGKLLVGSTIIEPTSGNTGIGLAMACAAKGYRCIIVMPDTMTRERIQLLRAYGAEVILTPGDEKMPGAIRKATELAASISNSFMPMQFENASNPDIHRHTTALEIIEQMGSSLDGFVATAGTGGTITGCGEVLRQHYKDLHIAVVEPSGSPVLAGGKPGPHQIVGTSPGFIPPILNQQVYDEIIHIIDEQAIETTRKLASQEAILVGPSSGAAVYAALQVAKQLGPEKKVLAICADSGERYLSSNLFSFLP, encoded by the coding sequence ATGCGTGTTGCTCAAACCATGGCTGATTTAATCGGTCACACTCCGATTGTCCAGCTGCAACGATTGATAAGTCAAGACATGGCACAGGTCTTTGTAAAATTAGAAAAATACAACCCGAGCGGCAGTGTTAAAGACCGAGCGGCCTACCATATGCTTGTACAAGCAGAAAAGGCAGGCAAGCTTTTAGTCGGTTCTACCATCATTGAACCAACCAGCGGCAATACAGGCATCGGTTTAGCAATGGCATGTGCCGCTAAAGGATACCGTTGCATAATTGTTATGCCAGATACAATGACCCGTGAACGCATTCAACTGTTACGTGCTTATGGAGCTGAGGTCATTCTCACCCCTGGCGACGAAAAAATGCCGGGTGCCATTCGCAAAGCTACGGAATTAGCCGCTAGTATTTCAAACAGCTTTATGCCTATGCAGTTCGAGAATGCCTCAAATCCAGATATTCATCGGCATACCACTGCTTTAGAAATAATCGAACAGATGGGAAGCTCACTTGATGGATTTGTGGCAACGGCAGGTACAGGCGGAACCATTACTGGATGCGGTGAGGTATTACGTCAGCATTACAAAGATCTGCACATAGCTGTAGTAGAACCATCTGGATCACCAGTATTAGCAGGTGGAAAGCCAGGTCCCCATCAAATTGTAGGCACAAGTCCCGGCTTTATTCCTCCCATTCTGAATCAGCAAGTATACGATGAAATCATTCATATAATCGATGAGCAAGCTATTGAAACGACACGCAAGCTTGCTTCACAAGAGGCAATCCTAGTCGGACCCTCTTCCGGTGCAGCAGTTTATGCAGCCTTGCAGGTAGCCAAACAATTAGGCCCCGAAAAAAAAGTACTTGCTATTTGTGCAGACAGTGGAGAACGCTATCTGTCTAGTAATTTATTTTCATTCCTACCATAA
- a CDS encoding deoxynucleoside kinase, with translation MKSIFITVEGPIGVGKTSLSKAISKQWGLELLEEIVYENPFLDKFYENISEWSFQTEMFFLCNRYKQLQDIAKRLHNGYSVVADYNIFKNTIFAKRTLSEDNLPKYQQIYGILTSDIPQANLVIYLKASVETAMQRIALRGRGMEQMIERSYMENLISDYEEFMHQFQLMHPTIPVLTIECDQLDYVHQPEDLDYVIKRVAQFLPNNLTKQR, from the coding sequence ATGAAATCCATTTTTATTACAGTGGAAGGCCCGATTGGGGTAGGGAAAACCTCTTTGTCAAAGGCGATTAGCAAGCAGTGGGGCTTGGAGCTTTTGGAAGAGATTGTGTACGAGAATCCATTTTTGGACAAGTTCTACGAGAATATTTCGGAATGGAGCTTCCAGACTGAGATGTTCTTTCTTTGCAATCGCTATAAACAATTACAAGATATAGCAAAACGGCTACATAATGGGTACTCTGTTGTGGCTGATTATAATATTTTTAAGAATACAATATTTGCTAAACGGACATTGAGTGAAGATAATTTGCCAAAGTACCAGCAAATTTATGGCATCCTGACTAGTGATATTCCTCAAGCTAATTTAGTTATTTATTTAAAAGCTTCTGTCGAAACGGCGATGCAACGGATTGCACTACGTGGTCGAGGGATGGAACAAATGATTGAACGGTCTTATATGGAGAATTTAATCTCGGATTATGAGGAATTTATGCACCAATTTCAATTGATGCATCCAACAATCCCTGTATTGACTATCGAATGTGATCAATTAGATTATGTACACCAACCAGAAGATTTGGACTATGTTATAAAGCGTGTCGCACAATTTTTACCTAACAATCTAACTAAACAGCGATAA
- a CDS encoding deoxynucleoside kinase codes for MSVFQTNELREKYQIPSDAVITIAGMVGVGKSTFTKALAGLLGFRVSYEKVDNNPYLDRFYDDLSRWGFHLQIFFLAERFKEQKRIFDYGGGFVQDRSIYEDTGIFAKMLHDQGNMTDEDYQTYTQLFEAMVMTPYFPHPDVLISLEGSFEDIIDRIQERGRPMEQQTPLSYWKDLYARYDEWITNFTSCPVLRVNINEYDVMDDINSVEVVLARLSDKINTARHYRR; via the coding sequence ATGTCGGTTTTTCAAACAAATGAATTGCGTGAAAAGTATCAAATTCCAAGTGATGCGGTTATTACCATTGCTGGAATGGTGGGTGTAGGCAAATCAACGTTTACGAAAGCGCTAGCTGGTTTGCTTGGATTCCGTGTTTCTTATGAAAAAGTAGACAATAATCCTTATTTGGATCGATTTTATGATGATTTATCGCGGTGGGGCTTTCATTTACAAATCTTTTTCCTTGCAGAACGCTTTAAGGAACAAAAACGTATCTTTGACTACGGTGGTGGATTTGTGCAGGACCGTTCTATTTATGAAGATACAGGCATCTTTGCTAAGATGCTGCATGATCAGGGAAATATGACAGATGAGGATTATCAGACGTATACTCAATTATTTGAAGCAATGGTGATGACACCTTATTTTCCGCATCCAGATGTGCTGATTTCTTTAGAGGGTAGCTTTGAGGATATCATTGATCGCATTCAGGAACGCGGTCGACCAATGGAACAACAAACTCCGCTTAGTTACTGGAAGGATCTGTATGCTAGGTATGACGAGTGGATTACTAATTTTACATCTTGTCCGGTATTGCGTGTTAATATCAATGAATACGACGTGATGGATGATATCAACTCTGTAGAGGTTGTATTAGCACGTTTGTCTGATAAAATTAATACAGCTCGTCATTACCGACGCTAG
- a CDS encoding class I SAM-dependent methyltransferase: MGDAWFEKSFREDYLLVYQHRDEASADQEIHNLLERLPIKSEGRVLDLCCGSGRHSRAIAKRGYEVVGVDLSSVLLEQAELLNDQKQVTYYQYDMRDIPFESEFDIVVNLFTSFGYFSDDQESAKVIKNMAKALRSGGEVVIDYLNPSYVKAHLVPESEREANGLLITERRRLEDGFVKKEITIQDVEAREPRIYQEQVRLFELEQMMGMLEDAGFIQIQVFGDYAFKPYDKASSPRMIFHAVKK; the protein is encoded by the coding sequence ATGGGAGACGCTTGGTTTGAAAAAAGCTTCCGAGAAGACTATCTGCTGGTATATCAGCATCGAGACGAGGCTTCTGCGGATCAAGAAATACATAATCTATTGGAACGTTTACCTATTAAGAGTGAGGGAAGAGTTCTAGACTTATGCTGTGGAAGCGGTCGACACTCGCGAGCTATTGCCAAACGTGGTTATGAGGTAGTGGGAGTTGATTTATCTTCTGTGCTGTTAGAGCAGGCAGAGCTACTTAATGACCAAAAGCAGGTTACGTATTATCAATATGATATGAGAGATATTCCGTTTGAGTCGGAATTTGATATTGTTGTTAATTTGTTTACAAGCTTTGGATATTTCTCTGATGATCAAGAGAGTGCTAAGGTTATTAAAAATATGGCGAAAGCTTTACGCTCGGGTGGAGAAGTTGTGATTGATTACCTTAACCCAAGCTATGTAAAAGCACATCTGGTTCCAGAATCTGAACGAGAAGCAAATGGCTTATTGATTACAGAACGTCGTCGTCTTGAAGATGGTTTTGTAAAAAAAGAGATTACAATCCAAGACGTTGAAGCGAGAGAGCCGCGTATCTATCAGGAACAGGTAAGATTATTTGAATTAGAACAGATGATGGGAATGCTAGAGGACGCTGGATTTATCCAGATTCAGGTCTTTGGTGACTATGCCTTTAAACCTTACGACAAGGCAAGCTCTCCGCGTATGATTTTTCATGCGGTAAAAAAGTAA
- a CDS encoding DUF3109 family protein, with translation MRNVETYGYYGTTERMSQKESYHLHKYVKRKKNRLVQKGHFYIDVDALQRPCHLDCFNCHIVHRETCCENGQPYAVQDWQLSIIEAESRSVAVAYLNGRSQQRVMEHGCFESAEPGVVRMEKGSCLFYGQVDGQRCCLLHAHGLREQKDVHSIKPFSCQLYPIDLVMMDNEHILITALTEETAAFSRWGHEYLDIFYCANKEKRKQATHIEEHLFSLDGYQPAYIWGRELIERSFGEEAYQAVIEAIYQYS, from the coding sequence ATGAGAAATGTTGAAACCTACGGATATTACGGTACGACTGAGCGGATGTCTCAGAAAGAATCGTACCATTTGCATAAATATGTAAAGAGGAAGAAAAACCGCCTTGTGCAAAAAGGGCATTTCTACATTGATGTAGATGCCCTGCAAAGGCCGTGTCACCTAGATTGCTTCAATTGTCATATTGTTCATCGCGAAACGTGTTGTGAGAATGGACAACCGTATGCTGTACAGGACTGGCAGCTTTCCATTATTGAAGCAGAAAGTCGCTCTGTTGCTGTCGCCTATCTGAACGGTCGATCACAACAAAGGGTTATGGAGCATGGTTGCTTTGAATCGGCTGAACCAGGAGTTGTACGTATGGAAAAAGGCTCCTGTCTATTCTACGGACAAGTAGATGGACAGCGCTGCTGTTTGCTGCATGCTCATGGGCTGCGCGAGCAAAAGGATGTGCATTCCATCAAACCGTTTAGCTGTCAGCTATACCCGATTGATTTAGTGATGATGGACAATGAACACATCCTAATAACTGCTTTAACGGAAGAGACAGCAGCCTTTTCACGCTGGGGACATGAATATTTGGACATATTCTACTGTGCTAACAAGGAAAAACGTAAACAAGCAACGCACATTGAAGAACACCTTTTTTCATTAGATGGATACCAGCCTGCTTATATCTGGGGCCGAGAGCTTATCGAACGCTCTTTTGGTGAGGAAGCTTATCAGGCGGTTATCGAAGCCATATATCAGTACAGCTAG
- a CDS encoding acyl-CoA thioesterase translates to MDMELKGKTVKESRTVKASLILPSDTNHHGTIFGGTIMSYVDEVSAIAAMRHSRKPVVTASIDSVDFIVPAKLGFSVCVDAFVTSTGRTSIEVFVKIISENLQTGERQLTATSFVTFVALDEDGKPTPVPPIIPETEEEIYLYQTAPQRIKMRRERRNATQQFYDSLDITKDI, encoded by the coding sequence ATGGACATGGAGTTAAAAGGAAAGACGGTCAAAGAATCACGTACGGTGAAAGCATCGCTTATCTTACCTTCAGATACCAATCATCATGGTACCATTTTTGGCGGGACAATTATGTCTTATGTTGATGAAGTGAGCGCTATTGCGGCGATGCGCCATTCTCGCAAGCCAGTTGTAACAGCTTCGATTGATTCGGTTGACTTTATCGTACCCGCAAAGCTGGGCTTCTCAGTATGTGTGGACGCGTTCGTTACTTCGACGGGGCGTACGTCCATTGAAGTCTTTGTTAAAATCATCAGCGAGAATTTGCAAACTGGGGAACGTCAATTAACCGCTACTTCGTTTGTCACTTTTGTCGCTTTAGATGAAGATGGAAAACCAACTCCTGTACCACCAATCATTCCAGAGACGGAAGAAGAAATTTATCTCTACCAGACGGCACCACAGCGAATAAAAATGCGTAGGGAACGTCGAAATGCAACTCAACAGTTTTACGATTCATTAGATATTACGAAGGATATCTAG